A part of Acidobacteriota bacterium genomic DNA contains:
- a CDS encoding tetratricopeptide repeat protein, with the protein MIRLAIGGLVAAALLAAPPRAAGQESLARAKDYYASASYDEALRVLQQLRGRAPDDPDVAAYEMFCLLAMGQDAQARAAVEQIVRRDPLYRPPATETSPRVRAYFEDVRRPLLAPLVRELYANARRHLDRRELAPASLGFDRVVALIDELGPHDDPGLADLRLLAVGFRDLARVTPSGTADEVASGSPAPAVSGPTAAAPPAPAPAEAPAPSADPPRIYGPDDADVTPPTALSRDIPSWKPMSATDRLRNYRGQLELLVDGAGKVTAITVVQRVHPEYDRALIRAAAEWTFRPATRAGVPVPYRLVVDIVLAARP; encoded by the coding sequence ATGATTCGCCTGGCGATCGGCGGGCTGGTCGCGGCCGCGCTGCTGGCGGCGCCGCCTCGCGCGGCTGGACAGGAGTCGCTCGCGCGCGCGAAGGACTACTACGCGTCGGCGTCGTACGACGAAGCGCTGCGCGTGCTCCAGCAACTGCGCGGGCGCGCGCCCGACGATCCCGACGTTGCGGCCTACGAGATGTTCTGCCTGCTGGCCATGGGCCAGGACGCTCAGGCACGCGCCGCCGTCGAACAAATCGTGCGGCGCGATCCGCTGTACCGCCCGCCGGCGACGGAGACGTCGCCGCGCGTCCGCGCGTACTTCGAGGACGTCCGCCGGCCGCTGCTGGCGCCGCTCGTCCGGGAGCTGTACGCGAACGCCCGAAGGCACCTCGATCGGCGCGAGCTCGCGCCCGCCTCCCTCGGATTCGATCGGGTCGTCGCGCTCATCGACGAGCTCGGGCCGCACGACGATCCCGGCCTGGCGGACTTGCGGCTGCTCGCCGTCGGGTTCCGTGATCTCGCCCGCGTCACGCCGTCCGGCACCGCCGATGAGGTCGCGAGCGGAAGTCCTGCACCCGCCGTGTCCGGACCGACGGCGGCTGCGCCGCCCGCGCCAGCGCCGGCCGAGGCGCCTGCGCCATCGGCCGATCCGCCGCGCATCTACGGGCCCGACGATGCCGACGTCACGCCGCCAACAGCGCTGTCTCGGGACATCCCGTCGTGGAAGCCGATGAGCGCCACCGATCGGCTGCGCAACTATCGCGGCCAGCTCGAGCTGCTGGTGGATGGCGCCGGAAAGGTCACGGCGATCACCGTCGTGCAGCGGGTGCATCCCGAGTACGACCGCGCGCTCATCCGTGCCGCGGCCGAATGGACGTTCCGGCCGGCGACCCGCGCGGGCGTCCCGGTGCCCTACAGGTTGGTCGTCGATATCGTGCTGGCGGCCCGCCCGTAG
- a CDS encoding beta-propeller fold lactonase family protein, whose protein sequence is MRGSYRGWWSGGLGVRAVLVAAVVAAGCGQSSTPAPAATTPAPAPEPRVKLYVSDETGGEIVVVDPDAGSVIQRIAVGKRPRGLQISPDGTKLYVALSGSPIAAPGVDESTLPPGDRSADGIGVVDLATHKVATVMQSGQDPESFDVSDDGRTLFVSNEETAEMSVVDLGTGTVRARVKVGEEPEGVTIRPDGKVVYVTCEEENEVVAVDTTALKVVARMKAAARPRSVVFTADGRTGFVTGENGGAITVFDAGTHKVTATIALPKDGPVPPRPMGAVLSNDGKELFVSLGRAKSVGVIDVASRKPARTIGEVGDRPWGIALSADGATLYTANGPSKDVSVIDVATGQVKRIVTGGSPWGVVAKGR, encoded by the coding sequence ATGCGAGGTTCATATCGTGGATGGTGGTCCGGTGGCCTGGGCGTGCGGGCGGTGCTCGTCGCGGCGGTGGTCGCGGCCGGGTGCGGACAGAGCAGTACACCAGCTCCGGCGGCCACGACGCCTGCGCCGGCTCCTGAACCCCGCGTGAAGCTCTATGTGTCCGACGAGACCGGCGGCGAGATCGTCGTCGTGGATCCCGATGCGGGCAGCGTCATTCAGCGGATCGCGGTCGGCAAACGTCCTCGCGGGCTCCAGATTTCGCCGGACGGGACCAAGCTGTACGTGGCGCTGTCGGGGTCACCGATTGCCGCGCCCGGCGTCGACGAGAGCACGCTTCCGCCTGGCGATCGCAGCGCCGACGGGATCGGCGTCGTGGATCTCGCGACGCACAAGGTCGCGACCGTGATGCAGAGCGGCCAGGATCCCGAGTCGTTCGACGTGAGCGACGATGGCCGCACGCTGTTCGTCTCGAACGAGGAGACCGCGGAGATGTCGGTCGTCGACCTCGGCACCGGCACCGTGCGCGCACGGGTGAAGGTCGGCGAGGAGCCGGAGGGTGTGACGATTCGTCCGGACGGCAAGGTCGTCTACGTCACCTGTGAAGAGGAGAACGAGGTGGTGGCCGTCGACACCACGGCGCTGAAAGTCGTCGCCCGCATGAAGGCGGCCGCGCGGCCGCGGTCGGTCGTGTTCACCGCCGACGGCCGTACGGGCTTCGTGACCGGAGAGAACGGCGGAGCCATCACGGTCTTCGACGCCGGTACGCACAAAGTGACCGCGACGATCGCGCTGCCGAAGGACGGCCCGGTTCCGCCGCGGCCGATGGGCGCGGTCCTGTCGAACGACGGCAAGGAGCTGTTCGTGTCGCTCGGCCGCGCGAAGTCGGTCGGCGTCATCGACGTCGCGTCGCGCAAGCCCGCGCGCACGATCGGCGAGGTCGGCGATCGGCCCTGGGGCATCGCCCTCAGCGCCGATGGCGCGACGCTCTACACGGCGAACGGCCCATCGAAGGACGTCAGCGTCATCGACGTCGCGACGGGCCAGGTGAAGCGGATCGTCACCGGCGGAAGCCCCTGGGGCGTTGTCGCCAAGGGGCGCTGA
- a CDS encoding xanthine dehydrogenase family protein, which translates to MADPLIGQSPLRVGGRERVTGAQQYIADIHLENVLHVKLVHLGVARARIDRIDVAEALKVPGVRRIVTPADLPVPMPRFGPAVTDRPLLAVGETKFFGEPVAAVVAETIDAAEDAAALVRVVSEELPAVLTVDQALAPGAPLVQDPALRGKGPLAQTNRLNEWTFGWGDVDAACADLVLEHDYEFPMITHFAIEPHGYMAAPDEHGVTIWSPMQHPFVLQRVVAAALGWPISRVRVISPDPGGGFGGKGWPKFEPLMAYLALEVGRPVRLILTLEETFQQVRRTSATVRARTGFTSDGRIVFQDLEGHFLLGAYADIGIRVVSKASYAACGPYHTPNARVIARAILSHTTPTTAFRGFGTPQASWAVESQLTKAARLLGLDPAEIRLRNVPAKGEAFIPNDTPADGDWGSAIRKATAAADWHRPLPKHRGRGISLGLKSSSTASASLAIVRLHYDGSATILSGTSDMGQGARTVFAQIAAQELGLKLDEVAVVMGDTAVVPYDSSTSASRSTVFMGNAILKACAEIRRRLRTLAAEAFALDEERIQVEPGRVRLPDRELSYVDVLKARFGPPRGELIGVGEERGGGYVPTHPLGGRPEFWEFMCSAAEVEVDPEVGTVEIVKLVLASDIGHALNPQQVEAQDEGAAVMGLGHSLMEHLILNEHGRILNLGALDYRIPTVQDVPRELHSILIENHDGPGPYGAKGAGEGGILAIAAAIGAAIGEAVGVEIRDLPLTPERIWRAIQEKQNQQEAEKPTLTR; encoded by the coding sequence GGCGTCAGACGGATCGTCACGCCGGCCGACCTGCCGGTGCCAATGCCGCGCTTCGGGCCGGCCGTCACGGATCGGCCGCTGCTCGCCGTCGGCGAGACGAAGTTCTTCGGCGAGCCGGTCGCGGCCGTCGTGGCCGAGACGATCGACGCCGCCGAGGACGCCGCGGCGCTCGTCCGCGTCGTGTCCGAGGAACTGCCGGCCGTGCTCACCGTCGATCAGGCGCTCGCGCCCGGCGCACCGCTCGTGCAGGACCCCGCCCTCCGCGGCAAGGGCCCGCTCGCGCAGACGAACCGGCTGAACGAGTGGACGTTCGGGTGGGGTGACGTCGACGCCGCGTGCGCGGACCTCGTCCTCGAGCACGACTACGAGTTCCCGATGATCACGCACTTCGCGATCGAGCCGCACGGCTACATGGCGGCGCCCGACGAGCACGGCGTGACGATCTGGAGCCCGATGCAGCATCCGTTCGTGCTGCAGCGCGTCGTGGCGGCCGCGCTCGGCTGGCCGATCTCGAGAGTGCGTGTCATCTCGCCGGACCCGGGCGGCGGCTTCGGCGGCAAGGGCTGGCCGAAGTTCGAGCCGCTGATGGCGTACCTCGCCCTCGAGGTTGGACGGCCGGTGCGGCTGATCCTCACGCTCGAGGAGACGTTCCAGCAGGTGAGGCGGACGTCGGCCACGGTGCGGGCGCGCACGGGGTTCACGAGCGACGGGCGCATCGTGTTCCAGGATCTCGAAGGCCACTTCCTCCTCGGCGCCTACGCCGACATCGGCATTCGCGTCGTCAGCAAGGCGAGCTATGCGGCATGCGGTCCGTACCACACGCCGAACGCCCGCGTCATCGCGCGCGCCATCCTGTCGCACACCACTCCGACGACCGCGTTCCGCGGGTTCGGCACGCCGCAGGCGTCGTGGGCCGTGGAATCGCAGCTCACGAAGGCCGCGCGCCTGCTCGGCCTCGATCCTGCCGAGATCCGCCTGCGCAACGTGCCGGCGAAAGGCGAAGCGTTCATCCCGAACGACACGCCGGCCGATGGCGACTGGGGGAGCGCGATCCGGAAGGCGACCGCGGCAGCCGACTGGCACCGTCCGCTCCCGAAGCACCGCGGCCGCGGCATCTCGCTCGGGCTGAAGAGCTCGTCCACCGCGTCCGCCTCCCTCGCCATCGTCCGTTTGCACTACGACGGGAGCGCGACGATCCTGTCCGGCACGTCCGACATGGGCCAGGGTGCGCGGACCGTCTTCGCGCAGATCGCCGCGCAGGAGCTCGGGCTGAAGCTGGACGAGGTGGCCGTCGTGATGGGCGACACGGCCGTCGTGCCGTACGACTCCTCGACGTCGGCCAGCCGGTCGACCGTGTTCATGGGCAACGCGATCCTGAAGGCGTGCGCCGAGATCAGACGACGGCTGCGCACGCTGGCCGCTGAGGCGTTCGCGTTGGACGAAGAGCGGATCCAGGTCGAGCCCGGACGCGTCCGCCTGCCGGACCGCGAGCTCTCCTACGTCGACGTCTTGAAGGCGCGGTTCGGGCCGCCGCGAGGAGAGCTGATCGGCGTCGGCGAGGAACGCGGGGGCGGCTACGTGCCGACGCATCCGCTCGGAGGACGGCCGGAGTTCTGGGAGTTCATGTGCTCGGCGGCCGAGGTGGAGGTCGATCCCGAAGTGGGCACCGTCGAGATCGTCAAGCTGGTGCTCGCGAGCGATATCGGCCACGCGTTGAATCCGCAGCAGGTGGAGGCGCAGGACGAGGGCGCGGCGGTGATGGGCCTCGGCCACTCGCTGATGGAGCACCTCATCCTCAACGAGCACGGCCGGATCCTCAACCTCGGGGCGCTCGACTACCGGATTCCGACGGTGCAGGACGTCCCGCGCGAGCTCCACTCGATTCTGATCGAGAACCACGACGGCCCCGGCCCGTACGGCGCGAAGGGCGCCGGCGAAGGCGGCATCCTGGCGATCGCCGCGGCGATTGGCGCAGCGATCGGCGAGGCCGTTGGCGTGGAGATTCGCGACCTGCCTCTCACGCCGGAGCGCATCTGGCGAGCCATCCAGGAGAAGCAGAACCAGCAAGAGGCCGAGAAGCCCACGCTGACACGGTAG
- a CDS encoding NTP transferase domain-containing protein: MRDQLWTVVLAAGAGKRLAAVTGGVPKQFYRAPCGTSLLGQTLDRLQPLAPPSRTVVIVDASHVDYVVAGEVAGAGTTVVVQPRDRGTAAGVLLALTPVLDTQPDAIVVITPSDHGVLDDATFRRGVAEAARRAQQRNDLVLFGVEAAAPRDDYGWISLGEGSEPGGFVPVSAFVEKPTSEVATRLLARGAVWNTMVIVGRASAIRDLYVELLPDLHGVFDAALRLPPAERGTFLESAYAALPAHDFSRDVLGRARRLSAYIWPAAMGWSDLGTPERLHQWYRVRCSARARRADRSADRRAGRTAQSAAGSGDDSRSGYGRAASTISTTNL, from the coding sequence ATGCGAGACCAACTGTGGACCGTCGTTCTTGCCGCGGGAGCGGGCAAGCGACTGGCCGCGGTGACGGGCGGCGTGCCCAAGCAGTTCTATCGCGCACCGTGCGGCACGTCGCTGTTGGGCCAAACGCTCGATCGTCTGCAGCCGCTGGCGCCACCGTCGAGGACGGTGGTGATCGTCGACGCGAGCCACGTCGACTACGTGGTTGCCGGCGAGGTGGCGGGGGCCGGCACGACCGTCGTCGTGCAGCCGCGCGATCGCGGAACGGCCGCGGGCGTGCTGCTGGCGCTCACGCCCGTCCTCGATACGCAGCCTGACGCCATCGTCGTGATCACCCCGTCCGATCATGGCGTGTTGGACGATGCGACGTTCCGGCGAGGAGTGGCGGAGGCGGCGCGGCGCGCACAGCAGCGCAACGATCTCGTGCTGTTCGGCGTGGAAGCCGCGGCACCGCGCGACGACTACGGCTGGATCTCGCTCGGCGAGGGGAGCGAGCCCGGCGGGTTCGTGCCGGTCTCGGCGTTCGTCGAGAAGCCGACGAGCGAGGTTGCCACGCGGTTGCTCGCTCGCGGCGCGGTCTGGAACACGATGGTGATCGTGGGGCGCGCGAGCGCGATCCGCGATCTCTACGTGGAGCTCTTGCCCGATCTGCACGGCGTCTTCGACGCGGCGCTTCGCTTGCCTCCGGCCGAGCGCGGCACGTTCCTGGAGTCGGCTTACGCCGCACTGCCGGCACACGACTTCTCGCGCGACGTTCTCGGACGCGCACGGCGGCTGAGCGCGTACATCTGGCCCGCGGCTATGGGCTGGTCAGATCTCGGCACGCCAGAGCGGCTGCACCAGTGGTACCGCGTGAGGTGTTCTGCCAGGGCGCGGCGAGCAGACCGCTCGGCCGACCGACGCGCCGGCCGGACGGCTCAGAGCGCAGCCGGCTCCGGCGACGACAGCCGATCCGGCTACGGGCGGGCCGCCAGCACGATATCGACGACCAACCTGTAG
- a CDS encoding acido-empty-quinoprotein group A, with amino-acid sequence MTRTRLLFALALLSTPMLLSAQGGGIAPEQLAAPLGDSWPTYSGDYSGRRYSALKEVDTSTVRHLSLAWMSRMPAGSATPGRGGGAAMQVGGFGSGDFPAGSAPTVKGTPLMVDGTLYVSAPDNAWAVDARDGRLLWHYFWKTRGGTHIANRGLGIWNDFLYMVTPDNYLVSLDAKTGRERWNKVHADFNQQYFSTTAPIVAGNHVLVGTGNDLDSPGYMQSFDPVTGDVQWRTYLVPMNAGDPGLETWPSLEAARYGGAHPWLPGVFDPETRLYIFGTGNPTPAYTPGRGEGDNLYTCSLVALDVDTGKMAWHFQTSPHDTHDWDSAQTPILIDAVVNGRPRKLVSTAARNGYFYTVDRVTGEPVVTVPYGLTTNWGVHVRPNGTVQRDPDKDPIIPGAIVSPNASGTINWEPPAYNPNTKLFYVSERNVFSIFYLTDPDPRGSMGLGGHEKIDVGTGGNFLTAVDPTTGRIAWRRPYVGATGLAGGGGGLLTTAGNLVFTSDAGGNFVAYDAATGAPLWHTRIGTATNPPITYRLDGRQHVLVAVNDTLFDFVLNP; translated from the coding sequence ATGACCCGCACACGATTGCTGTTCGCGCTCGCACTCCTGTCGACCCCGATGCTGCTCTCCGCGCAGGGCGGTGGCATTGCTCCCGAGCAGCTCGCCGCCCCGCTCGGCGACTCGTGGCCAACCTATTCCGGCGACTACTCCGGCCGCCGCTACAGCGCGCTGAAGGAGGTCGACACCAGCACCGTGCGCCATCTTTCGCTCGCCTGGATGAGCCGCATGCCGGCCGGCTCTGCGACGCCCGGCCGCGGCGGCGGCGCGGCGATGCAGGTGGGCGGTTTCGGCAGCGGCGACTTCCCAGCCGGCTCGGCGCCGACGGTCAAAGGCACGCCGCTCATGGTGGACGGCACGCTCTACGTTTCGGCCCCGGACAATGCCTGGGCGGTCGACGCGCGCGATGGGCGCCTGCTGTGGCACTACTTCTGGAAGACGCGCGGCGGCACGCACATCGCGAACCGCGGGCTCGGGATCTGGAACGATTTCCTCTACATGGTGACGCCCGACAACTACCTCGTGTCGCTCGACGCGAAGACGGGCAGGGAACGGTGGAACAAGGTCCACGCGGATTTCAACCAGCAGTACTTCTCGACGACCGCGCCGATCGTCGCCGGCAATCACGTGCTCGTCGGGACGGGCAATGATCTCGACTCACCCGGCTACATGCAGTCGTTCGATCCGGTCACCGGCGACGTCCAGTGGCGCACGTACCTCGTGCCGATGAACGCCGGCGATCCCGGCCTCGAGACCTGGCCGAGCCTCGAGGCGGCACGCTACGGGGGCGCGCATCCGTGGCTGCCGGGCGTCTTCGATCCCGAGACGCGGCTGTACATCTTCGGCACCGGGAACCCGACGCCGGCCTACACGCCGGGGCGCGGTGAGGGGGACAACCTGTACACGTGCTCGCTCGTCGCGCTCGACGTGGACACCGGGAAGATGGCGTGGCACTTCCAGACGTCGCCGCACGACACGCACGACTGGGACTCGGCCCAGACGCCGATTCTGATCGACGCGGTCGTCAACGGCCGCCCGCGGAAGCTGGTCTCGACGGCCGCGCGCAACGGCTACTTCTACACGGTCGACCGCGTCACGGGTGAACCGGTCGTGACGGTGCCGTACGGCCTCACGACCAACTGGGGCGTACACGTGCGCCCGAACGGCACCGTGCAGCGCGATCCCGACAAGGATCCGATCATTCCTGGCGCCATCGTCTCGCCGAACGCATCCGGCACCATCAACTGGGAGCCGCCGGCGTACAACCCGAATACGAAGCTCTTCTACGTGTCGGAACGGAACGTCTTCTCGATCTTCTACCTGACGGATCCCGATCCGAGAGGATCCATGGGGCTCGGCGGCCACGAGAAGATCGACGTGGGCACCGGCGGCAACTTCCTGACCGCCGTCGATCCGACCACCGGGCGCATTGCCTGGCGCCGGCCGTACGTCGGCGCCACCGGGCTCGCGGGCGGCGGTGGCGGGCTGTTGACCACGGCCGGCAACCTCGTCTTCACGAGCGACGCAGGCGGCAACTTCGTCGCCTACGATGCGGCCACGGGCGCGCCGCTGTGGCACACGCGAATCGGCACCGCCACGAACCCGCCGATCACGTACCGGCTCGACGGCCGGCAGCACGTGCTCGTGGCGGTCAACGACACGCTGTTCGACTTCGTGCTGAACCCGTGA